Genomic segment of Burkholderia pyrrocinia:
GGAAGGTCTTCAGCGCCTGTGCGGAGCGGATCGTCGGCAACGCGAGATAGGCGGCGTTGAATGCGAGCCGGCTGTCAGGGCGGTCGAAATGCACGGGCACGCCGAAGAACTGGTGATAGTCGCTGCGCTGGTCGGGGCTCGGGCACGCGAAATCGATGCGCTGCAACGGGATGCGCCGGCCGGTCAGCCAGCACGCGACACCGAGCAGGATCAGCCAGAAGGTCCGGTACGCGAATGCAGGATACGGCGTGCCCGACTGCGTCAGCACGATCTGCGCCTGCCCGTCGGCTACGACGAGCTCGCCGTGCGGCTCGTCCAGCACCACGCGCAGGAACTGCAGCGCCCGCCGCAGCGCCTTTTCGAGCGTGCCGGCGTGCAGCACCGCGTGGCACAGCAGCGTGAAGCTGCCTTGCCGCATCGGGCGGGCGGCGAGCCCGAAGAATTCGTCGTCGATCGTGCCGGCGATCGCGAGCCACAGGCGGCCGTACTGTTGCGGCGTGACGGGGTCGCGCACGGCGGCCGGCAGGCCGGCGGCGCGCAGCACGGGCGCGGTCGGGATGCGCTGCCGGCGCAGGCACGCGAGCGCGTCGTCGACGAAATCCGGCGAAATCATCTGCGGCCCCATTTTCCTGCGTCCTCCAGACATGGCAAAAACGATCACGATTCTAGATTCTGTTTGTCATTGATTGCAATGTGACGGCTGTCTACTATCGATGTATCCCCCGTCGCGCCCCTGGCTCGCCGGCGGTCATAACGCACAGGAGACACGCATGCCTGATGGAGCAACCGCCCGGGCGGTGCCGGCTTACGCCGACGCCGCGGCCCGGTTCAGTATCGAGACCGCCGCCGCGCATCTGCACGGCGACCTGGAGCGCGGCCTGAACGCGTGCGTCGAATGCTGCGACCGGCACGCATCGGCGGACGCGATCGCGCTCGACTGGATCGACGCCGGCGGGCAGCACCGCCGCTTCACGTTCGCGCAGATGCAGGCGCTGTCGGCACGCGTCGCGAACCTGCTGGTCGCGCAGGGCGTGAAGCCGGGCGACGTGGTGGCCGGCCTGTTGCCGCGCACACCCGAGCTCGTCGCGACGATCCTCGGCACGTGGCGCGCGGGCGCCGTCTACCAGCCGCTGTTTACCGCGTTCGGCCCGAAGGCGATCGAGCATCGTTTGCGGATGAGCGACGCGCGCCTGGTCGTGACCAACGTCGCGAATCGCGCGAAGCTCGACGAGATCGCCGATTGCCCGCCGGTCGCGACGGTGCGCGAGCCGGGCGACGCGCTGCCGGAACGCGACATCGATTTCCGCGCGGCGCTCGACGCGCAGTCCGACTCGTTCGAACCGGTGCTGCGCAAGGGCACGGACCTGTTCATGATGATGTCGACGTCGGGCACGACGGGCCTGCCGAAGGGCGTGCCGGTGCCGCTGCGTGCGCTGCTCGCGTTCGGCGCGTACATGCGCGACGCGGTCGACCTGCGCGAAGGCGACCGGTTCTGGAACATCGCCGATCCGGGCTGGGCGTACGGCCTCTATTACGCGATCACGGGCCCGCTGCTGCTCGGTCACGCGACGACGCTCTACGAGGGCGGCTTCACGGTCGACAGCACGTATGACGTGATTGAACGGCTCGGCATCACGAGCCTCGCCGGCTCGCCGACCGCGTACCGGATGCTGATGGCGGCCGGTCCGGAAGCGGCGGTGCGCGTGAAGGGCAGGCTGCGCGTGGTCAGCAGCGCGGGCGAACCGCTGAATCCGGAAGTCGTGCGCTGGTTCGACGCGGCGCTCGGCGCGCCGATCTACGATCACTACGGCCAGACCGAACTCGGGATGGTCGTGAACAATCATCACGGGCTCGCGCACGTCGTGCACGCCGGTTCGGCCGGCTTCGCGATGCCCGGTTATCGCGTCGCGGTGCTCGACGAAGCGAGCCGCGAGCTCGGCCCAGGCGAGCCCGGCAACCTCGCGATCGACATCGCGCGCTCGCCGTTGCTGTGGTTCCACGGCTACTGGCAGCAGGACACGCCGGCGATCGCAGGCGGCTACTACCGGACCGGCGACAACGTCGAGCTCGAGCCGGACGGCACCGTGAGTTTCATCGGCCGCGCGGACGACGTGATCACGTCGTCCGGCTACCGGATCGGCCCGTTCGACGTGGAAAGCGCGCTGATCGAGCATCCGGCCGTCAGCGAAGCTGCCGTGATCGGCGTGCCCGATCCGGAGCGCACGGAGATCGTCAAGGCGTTCGTCGTGCTGTCGAAGGGCTTCGACGGCACGCCGGCGCTGGCCGAGGAATTGAGCCTGCACGTGAAGCGGCGGCTGTCCGCCCACGCCTATCCTCGCGCGATCGACTTCGTCGACGCGCTGCCGAAAACCCCGAGCGGCAAGATCCAGCGCTTCGTACTGCGCAAGATGGAAGCCGAGAAGGCCGCTCAACCCTGAATACGGATTGCTAATGAATATCAAGGATCGCGTTTTTCTGATTACGGGCGCCAGTTCGGGCCTCGGCGCCGCGGTGGCGCGCATGGTCGTTGCGGAAGGCGGCAAGGCCGTGCTGCTGGATGTCAATGACGATGCCGGCGCGGGCCTCGCGCACGAACTTGGCGCGGCCGCGCGCTTCGTGAAGACCGACGTAACGAGCGAAGCCGACGGGCAGGCGGCCGTCGCCGCCGCGCGCGACGCGTTCGGCCGCATCGACGCGCTCGTCAACTGCGCGGGCGTCGCGCCGGGCGAGAAGGTCGTCGGCCGCGACGGTCCGCACTCGCTGGACCGCTTCGCGCGCGCGGTGTCGATCAATCTCGTCGGCACGTTCAACATGATCCGGCTGGCCGCCGAAGCGATGTCGAAGCAGGACGCCGACGCGGAAGGCGAGCGCGGCGTGATCGTCAACACCGCGTCGGTCGCGGCGTTCGACGGGCAGATCGGGCAGGCCGCGTATGCGGCGTCGAAGAGCGGCGTGGTGGGCATGACGCTGCCGATCGCGCGCGAACTCGCACGGTTCGGCATTCGTGTCGTGACGGTCGCGCCCGGCATCTTCGCGACGCCGATGATGGCCGGCATGCCGCAGGACGTGCAGGACGCGCTCGGCAAGAGCGTGCCATTCCCGCCGCGGCTCGGCCGCCCGGAAGAATTTGCGGCGCTGGTGCGCCACATCGCCGAGAACACGATGCTGAACGGCGAAGTCATCCGTCTCGATGGCGCGTTGCGCATGGCACCGCGCTGACACTGGAGGAAGCGAATCATGACGACTCAGGATCCGATCGTAATCGTTGGCACGGCGCGTACGCCGATGGGTGGTTTTCAGGGCGACCTGGCGGCGGCCAGCGCGAGCGATCTCGGCGCGGTGGCGATTCGCGCGGCGCTCGAGCGCGCGAACGTGCCGGCCGAGCGCATCGATGAAATCGTGTTCGGTTGTGTGCTGCCGGCCGGACAGGGCCAGGCGCCGGCGCGGCAGGCCGCGCTGAAGGCCGGGCTGCCGCTTGCGGCGGGTGCAACCACGGTCAACAAGATGTGCGGCTCCGGGATGAAGGCCGCGATGTTCGCGCACGATCTGCTGCTGGCGGGTTCGGCGGGCGTGGCCGTCGCGGGCGGGATGGAAAGCATGACGAATGCGCCGTACCTGCTGCCGAAAGCGCGCGCGGGGATGCGGATGGGCCACGGCCAGGTGCTCGACCACATGTTCCTCGACGGGCTCGAGGACGCGTATGAAAAAGGCCGCCTGATGGGCACGTTCGCCGAAGATTGCGCGCAGGCGTACCAGTTCACGCGCGAGGCGCAGGATGCGTTCGCGATCGCGTCGCTGACGCGTGCGCAACGCGCGATCGCCGAAGGGCATTTCGTGTCGGAGATCGCACCGGTGACCGTGAAGGCCGGCAAGACCGAAGCGGTCGTGTCGATCGACGAGCAGCCGGGCAACGCGAAGCTCGACAAGATCCCGACGCTGAAGCCGGCGTTCCGCGACGGCGGTACGGTGACGGCCGCGAACGCGTCGTCGATCTCGGACGGTGCTGCCGCGCTCGTGATGATGCGCCGCTCGGAAGCGGAACGCCTCGGCCTCACGCCGAAGGCCGTGATCGTCGGGCATTCGACTTATGCGGACAAGCCGGGCCTGTTCGCGACCGCGCCGATCGGTGCGCTGCGCAAGCTGTCGGAGAAAACCGGCTGGAACCTGCGCGACGTCGATCTGTTCGAGATCAACGAAGCGTTCGCGGTGGTGCCGATGGCCGCGATGCGCGATCTCGACCTGCCGCACGAGAAGGTCAACGTGCACGGCGGCGCGTGCGCGCTCGGGCATCCGATCGGCGCATCGGGTGCGCGCGTGATGGTGACGCTGCTGGCCGCGCTCGAAACGTATGGCCTGAAGCGCGGCATCGCATCGCTGTGCATCGGCGGCGGCGAGGCGACGGCCATCGCGATCGAGCGCATCGCGTAACGCATCGCACGCACGCTGCGACGCGGGCGACGGGTATTGCGCAGGGAGCACCTGCGCGTTACCCGTCGCCCGTTTTTCATTCGGCGGATCGCGCGGTCGCGCTACGGCTTCGCGTTCGGCGATACCGCGGCGCACGCGCGAATCACGAGCTGCACGACCTGTTCGGTCTTCTCGTCGAAGGCCTTCCGCGTGAACGCACGCTTGCCGCTCAACGCGCGGATCTGCGCATCGAAATCCGCATAGTGCTGCGTGGTGGCCCAGATCAGGTACATCAGCGCATGCGCATCGATCGGCGCGAGCAGCCCGCGCGCGATCCAGCCGTCGATCACCTTCACGCGCGTGTCGAACCACGGCTTCACGCGTTCCGACAGGATGTCCTGCATGTGGGCCGCACCGTGGATGATCTCGTTGGCCCAGACCTTCGAGCCGAGCGGGCGCCGCCGCGACAGATCCATCTTCGCACGCACGTAGCCGCCGATCGCTTCCACCGGATCGTCGCCGGCCTCGAACGTGCCGGCCGCGCGATGCCAGTCCTCGAACAGGTCGTCGAGCACGCGGCGGTACAGCGCGAGCTTGGTCGGGAAGTAGTAATGCAGGTTCGCCTTCGGCAGGCCGGCGCGTTCCGCGATCATCGCGGTGCTCGCGCCGTCGAGCCCGCGTTCCGCGAATACGGCTTCCGCGCAGGCGAGCAGATGCGCTTCGTTGGACTCGCGGATGTGCGCCTTGCGTCGCCGCAAAGGCGCGGACGTTTCGTCGTTGTCGGTCGCTTCGGCTGCCGCCTCGTCATGTCTCATCGTTGCCCTCGCGCGGCGGGCATGCCGCGTTGGGCTTCATTCTAGCCGCTGATCCACGTCGAACGCACGCGTGCGCACGCCACGCGTCGGCCGCGATGCTGCGTTGCGATGGCACGTTTCTCGCTCTATCGAGTCACGCAAGAAAGACATTGCCTTGGTCATTTTGATCGTCTAAAACCTGTCCAATCGGACAGGATTCGACGAGCGACGGAAGGCGGTTCCGGCGATTCGTCGGACGAACTTCGCGCACGACCGGGACATGCACCGCGTATGGGCGCGTATGCCCCGAAACAGGCATTGCATGCACCGGCATCGACCGGGCTGACGACATCACCGACCCCACAGGAGCGATGCGAATGAACGCGGTATCGGAAGCAGTGAAGCGGCCGGTCTTCGACCCGTCGATCAAGGTTGACGGCAAGCGGTTGTGGGACAGCCTGATGGAAGTCGCGAAGATCGGCGCGACGCCGAAGGGCGGTGTGTGCCGTCTCGCGCTGACCGATCTCGACAAGGCCGGCCGCGACCTGATCGTCGGCTGGGCGAAGGCCACCGGCTGCACGGTGACGGTCGATACGATGGGCAACGTGTTCATGCGCCGCGCGGGCCGCGTGGCCGACGCGGCGCCGGTCGTCACCGGCTCGCACGCGGATTCGCAGCCGACGGGCGGCCGCTTCGACGGCATCTACGGCGTGCTCGGCGGCCTCGAGGTGATTCGCAGCCTCAACGATCACGGGATCGAGACCGAGCATCCGGTCGAGGTCGTGATCTGGACCAACGAGGAGGGCTCGCGCTTC
This window contains:
- a CDS encoding TetR/AcrR family transcriptional regulator, producing MRHDEAAAEATDNDETSAPLRRRKAHIRESNEAHLLACAEAVFAERGLDGASTAMIAERAGLPKANLHYYFPTKLALYRRVLDDLFEDWHRAAGTFEAGDDPVEAIGGYVRAKMDLSRRRPLGSKVWANEIIHGAAHMQDILSERVKPWFDTRVKVIDGWIARGLLAPIDAHALMYLIWATTQHYADFDAQIRALSGKRAFTRKAFDEKTEQVVQLVIRACAAVSPNAKP
- a CDS encoding acetyl-CoA C-acetyltransferase, translating into MTTQDPIVIVGTARTPMGGFQGDLAAASASDLGAVAIRAALERANVPAERIDEIVFGCVLPAGQGQAPARQAALKAGLPLAAGATTVNKMCGSGMKAAMFAHDLLLAGSAGVAVAGGMESMTNAPYLLPKARAGMRMGHGQVLDHMFLDGLEDAYEKGRLMGTFAEDCAQAYQFTREAQDAFAIASLTRAQRAIAEGHFVSEIAPVTVKAGKTEAVVSIDEQPGNAKLDKIPTLKPAFRDGGTVTAANASSISDGAAALVMMRRSEAERLGLTPKAVIVGHSTYADKPGLFATAPIGALRKLSEKTGWNLRDVDLFEINEAFAVVPMAAMRDLDLPHEKVNVHGGACALGHPIGASGARVMVTLLAALETYGLKRGIASLCIGGGEATAIAIERIA
- a CDS encoding 3-hydroxyacyl-CoA dehydrogenase, encoding MNIKDRVFLITGASSGLGAAVARMVVAEGGKAVLLDVNDDAGAGLAHELGAAARFVKTDVTSEADGQAAVAAARDAFGRIDALVNCAGVAPGEKVVGRDGPHSLDRFARAVSINLVGTFNMIRLAAEAMSKQDADAEGERGVIVNTASVAAFDGQIGQAAYAASKSGVVGMTLPIARELARFGIRVVTVAPGIFATPMMAGMPQDVQDALGKSVPFPPRLGRPEEFAALVRHIAENTMLNGEVIRLDGALRMAPR
- a CDS encoding AraC family transcriptional regulator; amino-acid sequence: MGPQMISPDFVDDALACLRRQRIPTAPVLRAAGLPAAVRDPVTPQQYGRLWLAIAGTIDDEFFGLAARPMRQGSFTLLCHAVLHAGTLEKALRRALQFLRVVLDEPHGELVVADGQAQIVLTQSGTPYPAFAYRTFWLILLGVACWLTGRRIPLQRIDFACPSPDQRSDYHQFFGVPVHFDRPDSRLAFNAAYLALPTIRSAQALKTFLRGAPGNLLVRYRHDTGWVAKARTHLKVLPAAEWPDFDTLAVRLGTTPATLRRRLRSEGQSFAAIKDELRGALAQSLLRGHVLSVAEVAAELGFTEPSAFHRAFRKWTGTSPGAFRRDVHAANPDP
- a CDS encoding acyl-CoA synthetase, whose translation is MPDGATARAVPAYADAAARFSIETAAAHLHGDLERGLNACVECCDRHASADAIALDWIDAGGQHRRFTFAQMQALSARVANLLVAQGVKPGDVVAGLLPRTPELVATILGTWRAGAVYQPLFTAFGPKAIEHRLRMSDARLVVTNVANRAKLDEIADCPPVATVREPGDALPERDIDFRAALDAQSDSFEPVLRKGTDLFMMMSTSGTTGLPKGVPVPLRALLAFGAYMRDAVDLREGDRFWNIADPGWAYGLYYAITGPLLLGHATTLYEGGFTVDSTYDVIERLGITSLAGSPTAYRMLMAAGPEAAVRVKGRLRVVSSAGEPLNPEVVRWFDAALGAPIYDHYGQTELGMVVNNHHGLAHVVHAGSAGFAMPGYRVAVLDEASRELGPGEPGNLAIDIARSPLLWFHGYWQQDTPAIAGGYYRTGDNVELEPDGTVSFIGRADDVITSSGYRIGPFDVESALIEHPAVSEAAVIGVPDPERTEIVKAFVVLSKGFDGTPALAEELSLHVKRRLSAHAYPRAIDFVDALPKTPSGKIQRFVLRKMEAEKAAQP